ACACTCATAATATATGTGAACGAACTTTGCTTTTCCCATAATAGTAATACTCCCATAATATAAGCAGCAACaagtaatatggattggagggagtaatgTAGTATATGTCCCAGATAATGTAGAGAGAAAAAAAATGCATAACAACTGTACAGAGTTTCGGGGCTTGATGGAAGCAACATAAAGCATACTCCGACTTCAACTCAAGTCTAACAGCAGGTCAATGCACCAGTATAGCCCTTTTGGGCAAAAGTTACTTTAGGCAACATGTACTACTAAGAAATAAGAACTCTGAAAGGTACGCTTGCTTCTGGTTGTAAGCTCATGTACAAACAATGGGTGGAAGTAAAATCACAGTTCATCATAGATGGGAGGACCATCTGTTGGGGCAGGTCCCTCCTGTACTTTAGCCAAGATGTCTCCAGCTGATACTGAGCCTGATCTGATAGCATCAGCCAGCTTCCTTTGCAGTGTCAACAGGCCAATACGTCTTGAGACAACGTACAGAACCGCCAAGGAGAACACGAGGAACCCAATGGTTAGGATGATCCTGGAACAGATAATAGTTAGAAACTGGCATGGTCCAGGCAGTATTGTTGTTACAAAAGCAGAAACTTGTCCTGCGGACGGAAACCAAATGCTTAGCACGACAGGAGTTAAACCCATTTGTTCCACTTCTTTTTGTTCGACTGAAAGGCCAGAACGAAGACGGTACGACCACATTGTAAACAATTGGTAATAAGGCTGGTTCTGAGTTCTACAAAAGATTGATGCTACATACCTATCGAGAACATCTTGTCGTTGCATCATGGAGAGCAAACCACGGGTGCGCATCAGCAAAGAGCGGTGCCCTTGATACTCACCTTCAGCCTTTCGGAGAACACTTGTCGATTCATCTGCATAAAAAGAAATTAAAATTAGCCAGCAACTTGGCCTTGATAGGTCTGGAAATGCATTAAAATGGCAGAAAAAGAGTAGTTATTCATATGGAAAACTTGAAGCACATGACTGTGCCATGGTTCCTTAGTACTCCAAGTTTTCCATAACAGTAAATGAACACCAGACTGAAATGTTTACTTCGCACGAAAGTTTCATTCAATTTGCTGCACAAGCTAGTGATCCATTTTTGTTCATAGCCAAGATCCTTTCTCGGGATGAATAAGTGAGTAATTATCATCAGGTTCGTCACACGCTTAAATGTACAGAACCTTACAAGCGAGCATCGTAGGCACAGGCTTAATCACAGGAAAACTTACCAAAAGTTGACAAGGTATTAGCACTTCTTTCCACTTCCTGTCAAAACATCTATAATAAATTACTTCTGAACTTACGACCAGAAAATCATTAGCATATGAGATACTCCTACGGAGGCGTGCTAACCTGAACCATCAACTGCCGAGACCTACGGAGGCTCTCAGTAATACTTTCTGCAGCGGATGTCATCCCAGCCTTTGTCCTACATCATTTAGAAGGTTCATGTTCATTGTATAAACAGAAATTACAGAATGAAAGAACAAATATAGCAGGCGATTCTTTAATTGGTGCAACATTTCGAGGTCATATAAATGAGTTACATCAACACAACGATTTCTAATTTCTTGACCACATTTCATAGTTCAACTAAGGAAAGTTATCTTTATCCCTGTTCTCTCCATATGGTGGTGAACATCACCATGCCAGTCACCCATAGGGACATAACCCTCCATCACTGCACACATCCACTGCCAATCTCCAAGCATCCCCAGTGAGTACCACACTGTCTGCATAGAAAGAGGTGAGATCATTGATTGATTAACTATGCACGGCAGTGGCTGCTGCTGCTATGTGACACATTCCCAACATGCCAGCTGCCTGTCGCACCCTATGCACACCGACTGTCTCAATGACTCCAACTTCCAACCTTGCAACACTCACTGTAGAAGCCAACCACACCTGCCTGGCTGCGCCTATTTTGCGAACAAGCTTGTTGATCCCTTTAGCAGCCAAGCTCTTCCTCAAGCACAGGAGTCGTTGGCAAATTTGTGTATTTTACTATTTTATGTTCTTTTTTAGCATGTGCCTATTTCAATAATTCTTGTTTGGATTCAGTTACTTCAGATTCTCCGTCATTTATCATGGGTAACTGACGTATCCACCTTCAAAAAATATGGCATCCATTACAGAAATTCTCAATAAAACGGAATAGTATATCTGCATTCTTCTAGGCAAGACATGTGCTTGGGGCGGCATAAATCCTACAAAATCTTGAGTTTTCTCATGTAGTTACAGTTGCTCCCTGCAGTTCAACTGAGCATGACATTCATGGGAGTTCTGCTGGCGATGGGGCGGGCAAGTGAACAGAACAGGAtgaaggagaagaagagaagaggtACATTTTTTTTATTTGTTGCTGATTATTGACTGGATGTCACCATGGCAAATATCCCATCATATAAGTTGCCAGTGTGGCAAAACCACCTCCATGTCAGCAGAACCACTAATCCAAACCACTAATGGCCATATGTGAGGGTTAAATAACCAGTTCCATAATTCAAGGAGTTAAATAGACTTTCTCAATAGAGTAGACCTGTTCCGTTAGAACTGAAAATTCACAACCTTTGGAGGCCTTCACGAATTCTACACTTGCAATAAATTCCCGTGAAACTGAACAGATCACAAACACATTCTACAACTAATGTctcaaatatttcaaaaatatACCAACAATACAAAGACCTCATTTGATCAACTTACTGGAGATTACGCCTCCGAACAGTGGACTCTTCTCCACCTCCCAGAAGAAGCTCCCTCTAGAGAGAGCAAAATTAGAATGTGAGAGCACCTTAAATTACAGGCAAGCTAGTATTGCTCAGGTAATAAAGTActtctccgtcccataatataagacgtttttgcaagctaacatagcttgcaaCAATGTCTTATATTATTGTATGGATGGAGTATATCAAACTAATGGAGCATACTCTGAAAAAAAAATCACACACCTCTTCTTGAGCAGCTTTTCCAATGTTCACTTTTGCTTGTAAGTTAGCACTCCTCAGGGCCGCACGCAGCCTGAAAACAAAAGGTCAGATGTATACAAAAACTAAAGAAACAGAGCAAATAAAATGAGCTCTAAGAACAGAATACCTCTGATACTGTTCCTTCCATGACCCTAAGGTTGCCTGTCCAGACTGAACTTCTTCAAAAGTGGGTAGCTGCTCTGCCAGAAGATCAAGCCTGCATTGCAGTGCATTCAGCAATTGCAGTGCATCCTGTGCAGAACCGTTCAACCTAGGAAGAGACATTGCTTCTTCTGTCCCTTTCCCCATCTTCCCACAGGATTCAATTGCAGCAATGCACACCTCAAGCTGTGCAACTGCTTGGCT
Above is a window of Triticum aestivum cultivar Chinese Spring chromosome 6B, IWGSC CS RefSeq v2.1, whole genome shotgun sequence DNA encoding:
- the LOC123137691 gene encoding uncharacterized protein translates to MDEVTQAVENLKSEWSQAVAQLEVCIAAIESCGKMGKGTEEAMSLPRLNGSAQDALQLLNALQCRLDLLAEQLPTFEEVQSGQATLGSWKEQYQRLRAALRSANLQAKVNIGKAAQEERELLLGGGEESTVRRRNLQTKAGMTSAAESITESLRRSRQLMVQEVERSANTLSTFDESTSVLRKAEGEYQGHRSLLMRTRGLLSMMQRQDVLDRIILTIGFLVFSLAVLYVVSRRIGLLTLQRKLADAIRSGSVSAGDILAKVQEGPAPTDGPPIYDEL